The proteins below come from a single Iocasia fonsfrigidae genomic window:
- a CDS encoding class II aldolase/adducin family protein, producing MRSEFELKEDICEVGRRIYTNGFVAANDGNISVRINDKEVLTTPTGVSKGFMTSDMIVKVDMDGNVISGKLKPSSELKMHLDVYKNREDVKSVVHAHPPTATGFAVAGIPLNEMIMPEVIISLGTVPIAKYGTPSTMEIPEAVRKYLDCYDGFLLENHGALTVGTDLFNAYFKMETIELAAKINLTARQLGGVKEISPKNVDRLYEIRKKLGVQGNHPANCAE from the coding sequence AAAGAAGATATTTGTGAAGTGGGGCGCAGGATATATACTAATGGATTTGTTGCTGCTAATGATGGAAATATTTCTGTCAGAATCAATGACAAAGAGGTATTAACAACACCAACAGGTGTGAGTAAGGGTTTTATGACCTCTGATATGATTGTTAAGGTAGATATGGACGGAAATGTTATCTCCGGAAAACTTAAACCATCATCTGAATTAAAAATGCATCTTGATGTATATAAGAACAGGGAAGATGTAAAATCTGTGGTTCACGCCCATCCACCGACAGCTACTGGGTTTGCTGTAGCAGGTATTCCCTTAAATGAAATGATTATGCCTGAGGTAATTATATCACTGGGAACAGTACCTATTGCCAAATATGGCACTCCTTCAACTATGGAAATACCTGAGGCAGTCAGGAAATATCTTGATTGTTATGACGGCTTTTTACTGGAAAACCATGGGGCCCTTACTGTCGGTACAGATTTATTTAATGCCTATTTTAAAATGGAGACTATCGAACTAGCAGCCAAGATAAACCTGACAGCCAGACAGCTGGGAGGGGTAAAGGAGATTTCCCCGAAAAATGTAGATAGATTATATGAGATACGTAAGAAACTAGGTGTCCAGGGAAACCACCCTGCCAACTGTGCTGAGTGA
- a CDS encoding rhamnulokinase, which yields MSRTINLLACDLGASNGRAQLARFDGNKLKLDVIHNFTNGGARLNGNFYWDILALFAEIKQGIKKAVKVTDGDIHSMGLDTWGVDYGLLDENGKLMSLPYHYRDSRTDGIPAEVFKEIGKKEIYQETGIQFMQINTLFQLYAELKERPWILNNAATLLFMPDLLNYLLTGKKYNEHTIASTSQLFNPLKNTWSETIFKSLGIPVDIMQEVIYPGNKIGGLLPEVKEECGLNNDLAVMAVGSHDTASAVAATPLEDENGVYLSSGTWSLLGMELTEPVINENSLTENFTNELGVENRVRFLKNITGLWLIQECKRIWQREGRDLSYSEISRAAAQATPFKYRLDPDDPVFMKPENMPEVIKEYCRKTKQAVPETIGEMARGVYESLAFSYDKVIKRLEKLVDRKIKNIHMVGGGIQAELLCQYTADISKRRVLAGPVEATATGNVLAQLIGLGEIKDLKEGRELVRNSIELKEYLPV from the coding sequence ATGTCCAGGACAATTAATTTATTGGCCTGTGATTTAGGTGCATCAAATGGCAGGGCACAACTTGCCAGGTTTGACGGAAATAAACTGAAACTTGATGTAATTCATAATTTTACAAATGGTGGTGCAAGGCTCAACGGCAACTTTTACTGGGATATTCTGGCCTTATTTGCAGAGATTAAACAGGGGATTAAAAAAGCAGTTAAAGTGACAGATGGTGATATCCACAGTATGGGGCTAGACACCTGGGGGGTTGACTATGGCCTCTTGGATGAGAACGGTAAGCTGATGTCCTTGCCCTATCACTACCGGGATAGTAGGACAGATGGTATCCCAGCAGAGGTTTTTAAAGAGATAGGCAAAAAGGAAATATATCAGGAGACAGGGATACAATTTATGCAGATAAATACGCTTTTTCAATTATATGCTGAGCTAAAAGAGCGTCCCTGGATATTGAATAATGCAGCTACACTATTATTTATGCCTGATCTATTAAATTATCTGCTGACAGGAAAAAAATATAATGAACATACTATTGCTTCTACATCACAGTTGTTTAATCCACTGAAAAATACCTGGTCAGAAACAATTTTTAAAAGTCTGGGTATTCCAGTAGATATTATGCAGGAAGTTATTTACCCCGGAAATAAGATTGGGGGGCTTCTGCCGGAGGTTAAAGAAGAATGTGGTTTAAACAATGATTTAGCTGTTATGGCAGTAGGGAGTCATGATACAGCATCTGCTGTAGCTGCTACCCCATTGGAAGATGAAAATGGTGTTTACCTATCCAGTGGTACCTGGTCATTACTGGGGATGGAATTAACAGAACCGGTAATTAATGAAAATTCTCTAACAGAAAATTTCACAAATGAACTTGGTGTAGAAAATAGGGTAAGATTTTTAAAGAATATTACAGGTTTGTGGTTGATTCAGGAATGCAAACGCATCTGGCAGAGGGAAGGGAGAGACCTCAGCTATTCTGAAATAAGCAGAGCAGCGGCTCAGGCTACCCCTTTTAAATACAGACTGGACCCTGATGATCCTGTTTTTATGAAACCAGAAAATATGCCCGAAGTAATTAAAGAATACTGTCGTAAAACCAAGCAAGCAGTACCAGAGACTATTGGTGAAATGGCACGGGGGGTATATGAAAGCCTGGCCTTTAGTTATGATAAAGTAATTAAACGCCTGGAAAAACTGGTAGATAGAAAAATTAAAAATATTCATATGGTTGGAGGGGGGATACAGGCAGAATTACTATGCCAGTACACAGCCGATATAAGTAAGAGGAGGGTACTGGCTGGTCCTGTTGAGGCTACTGCAACTGGTAATGTCCTGGCCCAATTAATAGGTCTGGGTGAGATCAAGGACCTTAAAGAAGGGCGAGAACTGGTCCGTAATTCTATTGAGTTAAAGGAGTATTTACCTGTTTAA
- a CDS encoding L-rhamnose isomerase — MYSDKKINQAFQWAKELYGRWGIDVEKVVQAMEGVAISMHCWQGDDVGGFEDPEGDLTGGIQATGNYPGKARSADELRQDLGQAFSLIPGKHRLNLHAIYLETGGKKVDRDEITPQHFSKWVDWAKEKGIGLDFNPTLFSHPKADDGFTLSHPDQGIRDFWIEHCKRSRKIGEYFGKELGTAAVTNIWLPDGYKDIPVDKFSPRERLKDSLDQILSENIDKEYNLDAVESKLFGIGSESYVVGSHEFYLGYSLKNDLLLCLDAGHFHPTEYISNKISACLLYLDELLLHVSRPVRWDSDHVVILDDELQAIAQQIVRPGFLDRVHIGLDFFDASINRIAAWVIGTRNMLKALLIAMLEPTATLKEYELNGDLTARLAILEELKAYPWQAVWNYYCAENNVPVGEDWFTEVRNYEKEVLSNRNS, encoded by the coding sequence ATGTATAGTGATAAAAAGATAAATCAGGCTTTTCAATGGGCCAAAGAACTATATGGCCGGTGGGGGATTGATGTGGAGAAAGTAGTGCAGGCCATGGAGGGTGTGGCGATTTCTATGCACTGCTGGCAGGGTGATGATGTCGGCGGTTTTGAAGACCCTGAAGGAGATCTGACAGGGGGGATACAGGCTACTGGTAATTACCCGGGTAAAGCCCGCTCAGCTGATGAACTGCGTCAGGACTTAGGTCAGGCTTTTTCTTTAATACCTGGTAAGCACCGTTTGAACCTACATGCTATTTATTTAGAGACAGGTGGCAAGAAGGTAGATAGGGATGAAATTACCCCTCAGCACTTTAGCAAATGGGTTGACTGGGCTAAAGAAAAAGGAATTGGTCTTGATTTTAATCCAACACTTTTTTCACACCCAAAAGCAGATGATGGATTTACCCTCAGCCACCCTGATCAGGGGATCAGGGATTTCTGGATTGAACACTGTAAAAGGTCCAGAAAAATTGGTGAATATTTCGGAAAAGAACTGGGCACAGCAGCAGTGACTAATATCTGGCTACCTGATGGTTATAAAGATATACCTGTCGATAAATTTAGCCCCCGGGAGAGATTAAAGGATTCCCTTGATCAGATACTCTCTGAAAATATTGATAAAGAATATAATTTAGATGCGGTTGAAAGTAAGTTGTTTGGAATAGGGTCAGAGAGTTATGTAGTCGGCTCCCATGAATTCTATTTAGGGTATTCCTTAAAAAATGATCTCTTACTCTGTTTAGATGCCGGTCATTTTCATCCCACAGAGTATATTTCCAATAAAATATCTGCCTGCCTTTTATATTTGGATGAACTACTCCTTCATGTCAGTCGGCCTGTCAGGTGGGATAGTGACCATGTTGTAATTTTAGATGACGAATTACAGGCTATTGCCCAGCAGATAGTAAGACCAGGGTTCCTTGACCGGGTTCATATTGGATTGGATTTCTTTGATGCCAGCATAAATCGGATAGCTGCCTGGGTTATTGGGACCAGAAATATGCTCAAGGCCTTACTAATAGCTATGTTGGAGCCTACAGCTACACTAAAGGAATATGAATTAAACGGTGATTTAACAGCCAGGTTGGCTATATTAGAAGAATTGAAAGCATATCCCTGGCAGGCAGTCTGGAACTACTATTGTGCTGAGAATAATGTCCCTGTGGGAGAAGACTGGTTTACTGAGGTAAGGAATTATGAAAAAGAGGTGTTGAGCAACAGAAACTCATGA
- a CDS encoding L-rhamnose mutarotase — translation MRVGFKLKLKNENVQEEYKKRHDQLWPEMLEVLDKAGIKNYSIWNSGQDLFGYYEVEDLDYSDRVQAESEIVAKWNVYMQDLLESRVDDDSNVFPVKEAMDLMFYKK, via the coding sequence ATGAGAGTAGGTTTTAAATTAAAGTTGAAAAATGAAAATGTGCAGGAAGAATATAAAAAAAGGCATGACCAGCTCTGGCCGGAGATGCTAGAGGTATTGGATAAGGCAGGAATAAAGAATTATTCAATCTGGAATTCTGGGCAAGATTTGTTTGGTTATTATGAAGTTGAGGATTTAGATTATAGTGATAGAGTACAGGCTGAGAGTGAGATTGTTGCTAAATGGAATGTATATATGCAGGATCTCCTGGAAAGTAGAGTAGATGATGATAGTAATGTATTTCCAGTAAAAGAAGCTATGGATTTAATGTTTTATAAGAAATAA
- a CDS encoding sugar ABC transporter ATP-binding protein has translation MSEYILELKGITKEFPGIKALDDVHFQLKSGEIHALMGENGAGKSTFIKIITGVHQPEQGEIYLKGKKVSINNPNDSKKLGIAAIYQHATSYADLSVTENIFIGHEKIKQRSKRLLWDEMHAEAEKYLNQLGADFSPKTEMKALSVAQQQMVEIAKALSTGARIIIMDEPTASLTKSESEELYQITEKLKDDGTSIIFISHRFEDTYRLADRVTVLRDSRYIGTWNVAEISNEQLIQAMVGREIKQLFPDKKADLGQEVLKIEGLGRMGYFSDISFTLHQGEILGLTGLVGAGRSELCQAIFGITPYEQGKIYFQGEEIKIKHPLDAMELGIGYLPEDRQEQGLILEWGLEKNISLSALDKVSHQGWIDNSKEVDMAQLLAEKLNVKAKTIYDLANSLSGGNQQKVVVAKLLTADLKVIILDEPTKGVDVGAKSAIFEIMSDLAEQGYGIIMVSSEMPEVLGMSDRIIVMREGRITGSFSREEADQETILKAAMKKKVSLKAKNK, from the coding sequence ATGTCAGAATATATTTTAGAGTTAAAGGGTATCACTAAAGAATTTCCAGGGATAAAGGCACTCGATGATGTCCATTTTCAATTAAAATCTGGAGAGATTCATGCCCTGATGGGTGAAAATGGTGCCGGAAAATCTACTTTTATTAAAATTATTACTGGTGTACACCAACCTGAACAGGGTGAAATCTATCTGAAGGGTAAAAAAGTTAGCATAAATAACCCGAACGATTCCAAGAAGTTAGGGATTGCAGCCATTTATCAGCATGCAACCAGTTATGCTGATTTAAGTGTGACAGAAAATATTTTTATTGGACATGAAAAAATAAAACAGAGAAGTAAAAGGTTATTATGGGATGAGATGCATGCTGAAGCGGAGAAATATTTGAATCAGTTAGGTGCAGATTTTAGTCCTAAAACAGAGATGAAAGCACTTAGTGTAGCCCAACAGCAGATGGTGGAGATTGCCAAGGCTTTATCTACTGGTGCCAGGATAATTATTATGGATGAACCAACTGCTTCTTTAACTAAAAGTGAAAGCGAGGAGTTATACCAGATTACCGAAAAATTGAAAGATGATGGTACTTCCATTATCTTTATATCCCATAGATTTGAGGATACATATAGACTGGCTGATAGGGTTACAGTACTCAGGGATTCCCGTTATATAGGAACCTGGAATGTGGCTGAGATCAGTAATGAACAATTAATTCAGGCCATGGTAGGCCGTGAAATTAAACAGCTGTTCCCGGATAAAAAGGCTGATCTTGGACAGGAGGTATTAAAGATAGAAGGGCTGGGGAGGATGGGCTACTTTTCAGACATTTCTTTTACCTTACACCAGGGAGAGATCCTTGGGTTAACAGGATTGGTTGGTGCAGGCAGGTCTGAGCTGTGTCAGGCAATCTTTGGAATTACACCTTATGAGCAGGGGAAAATTTATTTCCAGGGAGAAGAGATTAAGATTAAACACCCTCTAGATGCTATGGAACTGGGGATAGGTTACCTGCCAGAAGATCGTCAGGAACAGGGATTAATACTGGAATGGGGTTTAGAAAAAAATATTTCCCTCTCTGCTCTAGATAAGGTATCTCATCAGGGGTGGATAGATAACAGTAAAGAGGTAGATATGGCTCAATTGTTGGCAGAAAAGCTTAATGTTAAGGCAAAGACTATTTATGACCTGGCGAATTCACTATCTGGTGGTAATCAGCAAAAGGTTGTAGTTGCTAAACTCCTGACTGCTGATTTAAAGGTGATTATTCTTGATGAGCCGACTAAAGGTGTTGATGTAGGGGCGAAATCGGCAATTTTTGAAATCATGAGTGACCTTGCTGAACAGGGCTATGGGATTATAATGGTTTCCTCAGAGATGCCTGAGGTTCTCGGTATGAGTGATAGAATTATTGTTATGCGGGAAGGGAGGATTACTGGCAGCTTTTCCAGGGAAGAGGCCGACCAGGAAACGATCCTTAAAGCGGCTATGAAAAAGAAGGTTTCCCTTAAGGCTAAAAATAAGTAA
- a CDS encoding ABC transporter permease — MLEGKSKGLFNSENIQKIRELGLITFIIIIGFFVQLRNPSFLSLENINDLIKNTAILSILAAGMMLVIITRGIDLSIGATLALSGMLTAMTVKIYPGLHPILAIFLGMLIGLICGVIIGFFVARTSILPIIATLGMMNVFRGITFLVSGGSWVSAYQMSDGFKNIATGSVFGINNLIFVAIIIYILFYYFVNYTRTGRQVYAVGSNPNSARISGINVSKILCLVYMIMGALAGLSGVLWVSKFASAQSNTAMGYEMTVIASCVVGGVSIAGGRGKVSGLLSGVLLMGLLDNALPLINVSPFWQDAIQGAIILLAVVVSALVKRSVDRKNLMRRVI, encoded by the coding sequence ATGCTTGAAGGAAAATCTAAGGGTTTATTTAATAGTGAGAATATACAAAAGATTCGCGAACTGGGTTTAATAACTTTTATTATTATCATTGGATTTTTTGTACAGTTAAGGAATCCTAGTTTTTTAAGCCTGGAAAACATAAATGACTTAATCAAAAATACTGCTATTCTTTCCATTCTGGCAGCAGGAATGATGTTGGTAATAATTACAAGGGGTATTGATCTTTCTATTGGTGCAACACTGGCTTTATCTGGTATGTTAACAGCTATGACTGTTAAGATTTACCCTGGATTACATCCTATTTTGGCAATTTTCTTGGGTATGTTAATAGGTCTTATTTGTGGGGTAATAATAGGGTTTTTTGTTGCCAGGACCTCGATTTTACCTATTATTGCGACCCTGGGTATGATGAATGTTTTTAGAGGAATAACCTTTTTGGTCAGTGGGGGTAGCTGGGTAAGTGCCTACCAAATGTCTGATGGATTTAAAAATATTGCAACAGGCTCAGTATTTGGTATTAATAACTTGATATTTGTTGCAATAATTATCTATATTCTCTTTTACTACTTTGTTAATTATACACGAACAGGTAGACAGGTTTATGCTGTTGGTAGTAATCCGAATTCAGCTAGAATAAGTGGGATTAACGTTAGTAAAATATTATGCTTAGTTTATATGATTATGGGTGCGCTGGCAGGTCTTTCTGGTGTTTTATGGGTATCCAAGTTTGCTTCAGCCCAGAGTAATACAGCAATGGGCTATGAAATGACTGTTATTGCATCCTGTGTTGTTGGTGGGGTAAGTATTGCCGGTGGAAGGGGCAAGGTCTCTGGTCTCCTTTCAGGTGTTCTTCTAATGGGGCTTTTAGATAATGCTCTACCATTAATTAATGTGTCACCTTTCTGGCAGGATGCAATTCAGGGAGCAATCATTCTTTTAGCAGTAGTTGTGAGTGCTTTAGTTAAAAGGAGTGTTGATAGGAAGAATCTTATGAGGAGGGTAATATAG
- a CDS encoding ABC transporter permease, which produces MENLTSSVEKNISIEREFRTKDFFLQWEWLLLLIFFLIHIINSQLSPYYLNTYTLLDATMTFLDKAFIALPMALVIIFGDIDISVASTVALSSVIMAVAYNAGLPMVLAILLCLFIGLLCGLINGLLIVKFKELSAVIVTLSTMTLYRGIAYIILEDQAAGEFPDWFNFPGWGYIKGIPFILILFALFAVIFLLLLHKTTFGRKVYAIGNNEVASKYSGVKVDKIKVAVFTLAGLMAGVTALFLTSKMGSTRPNIASGYELDVIAMVVLGGVSTSGGKGKIIGVLLAIFIIGFLRYGLGLVNVPDQVILIIVGLLLIVSVMLSNLNKK; this is translated from the coding sequence ATGGAAAATTTAACATCATCAGTAGAAAAAAACATATCAATAGAAAGAGAATTTAGGACAAAAGATTTTTTCCTACAGTGGGAGTGGTTGCTCTTATTAATTTTTTTTCTGATACATATTATTAATTCACAACTATCTCCCTATTACTTAAATACCTATACCCTATTAGATGCGACAATGACTTTTCTGGATAAGGCCTTTATTGCCCTACCAATGGCTTTGGTAATTATTTTTGGTGATATTGATATATCAGTTGCCTCAACAGTTGCTTTATCATCAGTGATAATGGCTGTTGCTTACAATGCAGGTTTACCAATGGTATTAGCAATTTTACTTTGTCTATTTATTGGATTGCTCTGTGGTTTAATTAATGGTTTATTAATAGTTAAGTTTAAAGAATTATCAGCAGTTATTGTAACCCTTTCTACTATGACCTTATACCGCGGAATAGCCTATATTATCCTGGAAGACCAGGCTGCTGGGGAATTTCCAGATTGGTTTAATTTTCCTGGCTGGGGTTATATAAAAGGAATTCCATTTATTTTGATCTTATTTGCTTTATTTGCGGTAATATTTTTATTACTTTTACATAAAACAACATTTGGACGTAAGGTTTATGCTATAGGAAATAATGAAGTGGCCAGCAAATATTCTGGTGTCAAAGTAGATAAGATTAAGGTGGCAGTCTTTACACTGGCAGGTCTGATGGCAGGAGTAACTGCCTTATTTCTGACTTCCAAAATGGGTAGTACCAGGCCTAATATAGCCTCTGGCTATGAATTAGATGTAATTGCTATGGTAGTCCTTGGGGGTGTAAGTACATCAGGTGGTAAGGGTAAAATAATTGGTGTTCTCTTAGCTATTTTTATAATTGGTTTTCTGCGCTATGGCTTAGGACTTGTTAATGTGCCAGATCAGGTAATTTTAATTATAGTTGGTCTATTATTAATAGTATCTGTCATGCTTTCTAATTTGAATAAAAAGTGA
- the rhaS gene encoding rhamnose ABC transporter substrate-binding protein, whose translation MAVILASGLASAEGRYAVIFKSAGNPFGEKLMDGFEKAVKEFGGEAILKAPAEPTAEAQIQMIEQLIAQHVDAIAISANDYDALEPALKKAMRRGIKVVSLDSAVNPDSRDVHINQANPELIGRVEVQAIYEMIGEEGQIAVLSATSQASNQNLWIEWMKKELKKPKYSNVELVKVAYGDDLRDKSVSETEALLKTYPELKGIIAPTTVGIAAAGKVLTDKGLKGEVYLTGLGLPSEMAEYIKNGVCPWMYLWNPIDLGYLGAYAAHALVTGDINGEVGDTFNAGFLGEKEVIQAGEGTEIMLGAPFKFDVVNIDKWKEVY comes from the coding sequence ATGGCAGTTATACTGGCATCTGGTCTTGCAAGTGCTGAGGGTAGATATGCTGTAATTTTCAAGAGTGCTGGTAATCCCTTTGGGGAGAAACTCATGGATGGTTTTGAAAAGGCTGTTAAGGAATTTGGTGGAGAAGCTATTTTAAAAGCCCCTGCTGAACCAACGGCTGAAGCGCAGATCCAGATGATTGAACAATTGATAGCCCAACATGTAGATGCTATAGCTATCAGTGCTAATGACTATGATGCACTAGAACCAGCCCTTAAAAAGGCTATGAGGAGAGGTATTAAAGTAGTCTCTCTTGATTCTGCTGTTAACCCTGATAGCAGGGATGTGCATATTAATCAGGCAAACCCAGAACTAATTGGTCGTGTGGAAGTTCAGGCCATCTATGAAATGATAGGTGAAGAAGGTCAGATAGCAGTATTAAGTGCCACTTCTCAGGCCAGCAATCAGAATCTATGGATTGAATGGATGAAAAAGGAACTTAAAAAGCCTAAATATAGTAATGTTGAACTTGTAAAAGTTGCTTATGGTGATGATTTAAGAGACAAGAGTGTTTCTGAAACAGAAGCCTTATTGAAGACATATCCCGAGCTAAAAGGTATAATTGCTCCTACAACAGTTGGTATTGCTGCAGCCGGTAAAGTTTTGACAGATAAAGGGCTCAAAGGTGAAGTTTATTTAACCGGACTTGGTCTACCTAGTGAAATGGCTGAATATATAAAAAATGGTGTTTGCCCATGGATGTATCTTTGGAATCCTATTGATTTAGGATATTTAGGTGCTTATGCTGCCCATGCCCTGGTAACAGGAGATATCAATGGGGAAGTTGGAGATACATTTAATGCTGGTTTCCTTGGGGAAAAAGAAGTAATTCAAGCTGGTGAAGGTACAGAAATTATGCTTGGTGCTCCTTTTAAGTTTGATGTTGTTAATATTGATAAATGGAAGGAAGTTTATTAA
- a CDS encoding LacI family DNA-binding transcriptional regulator: MATIYDIAKKAGVSITTVSRVINNHPYVKDSTRKKVKKLLKEASYVPNSNASSLVRKTTNTIAVILPDITNNFFATLFHGAEEKANENGFAVIFGNTNEDIVREEEYIRMFMERRVDGLMLDPISQESHILKPIFKNEIPLVILDREIKGITTSYVGSNNKESASALVEYLIGLGHRRIGLITGLQGISVYRKRTEGYLTALADTGININSDYIKVGKKPIKEVGYLLAQEIVKVSPRPTALFAANNFLAIGAVKGLKELGIKVPEDIAIVCFDDFDNGSVLNPFFTSMNQPAYEIGLIAMELLIKQIKKEINDPERIILASSLCVRHST; the protein is encoded by the coding sequence ATGGCTACAATCTATGATATAGCAAAAAAAGCCGGGGTTTCTATTACAACTGTTTCAAGGGTGATAAATAATCATCCCTATGTTAAAGATTCAACCCGTAAAAAAGTTAAGAAATTACTAAAGGAAGCCAGTTATGTACCAAACAGTAATGCCAGCAGTCTGGTACGTAAGACAACGAATACTATTGCTGTAATATTACCTGATATAACTAATAATTTCTTTGCTACTTTATTTCATGGTGCAGAAGAAAAGGCCAATGAAAATGGTTTTGCAGTTATTTTTGGTAATACTAATGAGGATATTGTAAGGGAAGAGGAGTATATCAGGATGTTTATGGAGAGAAGGGTGGATGGATTAATGCTTGACCCGATATCACAGGAGAGCCATATTCTTAAACCCATTTTTAAGAATGAAATACCACTTGTTATCCTGGACAGGGAAATCAAAGGAATAACTACTAGTTATGTAGGTTCCAATAATAAAGAGAGTGCCTCTGCTCTGGTGGAATACCTTATTGGGTTAGGTCATAGGAGAATTGGGTTAATTACTGGTTTACAGGGAATATCTGTTTACCGCAAGAGGACTGAAGGTTACCTGACTGCTTTAGCAGATACCGGGATAAATATAAACAGTGATTATATAAAAGTAGGTAAAAAACCTATTAAGGAAGTTGGGTATTTACTGGCCCAGGAAATAGTTAAAGTCAGCCCCCGGCCTACAGCACTGTTTGCTGCTAATAATTTCCTGGCGATTGGGGCAGTTAAAGGGTTAAAGGAGCTGGGGATTAAAGTGCCTGAGGATATAGCTATCGTTTGTTTTGATGATTTTGACAACGGTTCAGTCTTAAATCCATTTTTTACTTCCATGAATCAACCAGCCTATGAAATAGGATTAATAGCTATGGAACTGCTTATTAAGCAGATAAAAAAGGAAATTAATGATCCAGAGAGGATTATTCTGGCATCTAGCCTGTGTGTTCGCCATTCAACGTAA
- a CDS encoding sugar ABC transporter ATP-binding protein has product MGDILVKMKDIDKSFPGVKALDNCQFELLAGEVHALVGENGAGKSTLMKVLTGVHNKDKGKIFYKGKEVEINTPGTAQELGISIIYQEFNLMPHLTVAENVFIGREPRKGSFILDKKEINKRTSELLEMLNIELDPETKVMDLTVAKQQMVEIIKALSYNSEVLIMDEPTAALTDSEIEELFVIIKKLRDDGVGIVYISHRFEELKEISDRITVMRDGCYIDTVNTPEIEIDKIIKMMVGREIYESSSKKIYDKNQDIVLEVKNLNRAGVLKDINFSLKKGEILGFAGLMGAGRTEVARAIFGADPFDSGEIYVKGKKVNITSPVDAVNYGIGYLSEDRKRYGLALGLDLATNIVLTNYKNYLGKLGWVKGNKIKESGYRLINKLKIKTPGIKQKAKNLSGGNQQKVVIAKWLDCDSDILIFDEPTRGIDVGAKSEIYKLLNDLVEGGKSIIMISSELPEILRMSHRIVVMCEGKITGKLDAEKASQESIMRYATRRS; this is encoded by the coding sequence ATGGGTGATATTTTAGTAAAAATGAAGGATATTGATAAATCTTTTCCAGGTGTTAAAGCCTTAGATAATTGTCAATTTGAACTGCTCGCTGGTGAGGTTCATGCCCTGGTTGGAGAAAATGGTGCTGGGAAATCAACTTTAATGAAGGTGTTAACCGGTGTTCATAATAAGGATAAGGGTAAAATATTCTATAAAGGAAAAGAAGTGGAGATTAATACCCCTGGTACTGCACAGGAACTGGGGATTAGTATTATTTATCAGGAATTTAATTTAATGCCCCATCTGACTGTAGCTGAAAATGTTTTTATAGGTAGGGAACCGCGTAAAGGTAGTTTTATTTTAGATAAAAAAGAGATAAATAAAAGAACCAGTGAACTACTGGAAATGCTAAACATTGAATTAGATCCTGAAACAAAGGTAATGGATTTAACTGTTGCCAAACAGCAGATGGTGGAAATTATCAAGGCCCTTTCTTATAATTCTGAAGTATTAATTATGGATGAACCAACAGCAGCCCTGACTGATTCTGAAATAGAGGAATTATTTGTGATTATAAAAAAACTGAGAGATGATGGTGTAGGTATAGTATATATTTCCCACCGATTTGAAGAACTTAAAGAAATAAGTGATCGTATAACAGTTATGCGAGACGGTTGCTATATAGATACAGTTAATACACCCGAGATAGAGATAGATAAGATAATAAAGATGATGGTTGGTAGAGAAATCTATGAATCATCATCCAAAAAAATATACGATAAAAATCAGGATATAGTACTGGAAGTGAAAAATCTAAACCGTGCTGGTGTTCTTAAGGATATTAATTTTTCCTTAAAAAAGGGTGAAATACTTGGGTTTGCTGGTTTAATGGGTGCAGGGCGAACTGAAGTTGCCAGAGCCATTTTTGGGGCAGATCCCTTTGATTCAGGGGAAATATATGTTAAGGGAAAGAAAGTCAATATTACAAGTCCTGTTGATGCAGTGAATTATGGGATAGGTTATCTATCTGAGGACCGTAAGCGTTATGGACTGGCTCTTGGTCTTGACCTGGCAACAAATATAGTCTTGACAAATTATAAAAATTATTTAGGCAAATTAGGCTGGGTTAAGGGCAATAAGATAAAGGAAAGTGGCTATAGATTAATTAACAAGCTTAAGATAAAGACCCCTGGTATTAAGCAGAAAGCTAAAAACCTATCAGGAGGTAATCAGCAAAAGGTAGTAATTGCTAAATGGCTGGATTGTGATAGTGATATCTTAATCTTTGATGAACCAACAAGGGGTATTGATGTAGGGGCAAAAAGTGAGATATATAAGCTTTTAAATGACCTGGTTGAAGGGGGTAAATCTATTATTATGATTTCTTCCGAACTGCCGGAGATATTGAGGATGAGTCACCGAATTGTTGTTATGTGTGAAGGGAAGATTACGGGCAAACTGGATGCAGAGAAGGCTTCTCAGGAAAGCATTATGAGATATGCCACCAGGCGAAGTTAA